One segment of Neodiprion fabricii isolate iyNeoFabr1 chromosome 1, iyNeoFabr1.1, whole genome shotgun sequence DNA contains the following:
- the LOC124179203 gene encoding uncharacterized protein LOC124179203, with product MWTSAQYWPMLLLALFATCYLWRTGAPFSWLSTRVLARASFEVDLTLPSSELRVSQRFVNKTARAKHTVRGPAKMNHRQPISRYMLRLYHRRPDADIVRALQPAHISWPLSNDGGRVLEFSVPITQPGEVLEAAELMGAAGMILRVHSADGLPWKDQVHRPRRDDAWRGFNVTDAVLGRIGDVLRLRVRGRVDGWHRGEGPILLLSYSKPKNRRPRSTVDEEQGDVTTTWKNDAARRRRRNACRKRSLYVDFSTISYDEWVVAPKGYDAYQCVGKCFYPLGDHLSPTKHAIVQTLVYAAFQAADEAKANVNSNNNNKPVGRACCVPTRLSATSLLYMDATGTLTYQYGYEDMVVAECGCR from the coding sequence ATGTGGACGTCGGCACAGTACTGGCCGATGTTGCTTCTGGCCCTTTTCGCGACGTGTTACCTTTGGAGAACGGGAGCACCATTTTCCTGGTTGTCCACCAGAGTGCTGGCACGAGCCTCCTTCGAAGTCGATCTCACCTTACCGTCATCCGAACTCAGGGTGTCTCAACGTTTTGTGAACAAGACCGCGAGAGCAAAACACACCGTGAGAGGGCCCGCAAAGATGAATCATCGCCAACCGATCTCGAGATACATGTTGCGGCTCTACCATCGTCGGCCCGACGCTGACATCGTGCGAGCTCTTCAACCGGCTCACATCTCTTGGCCGTTGTCAAATGATGGTGGAAGAGTCCTCGAGTTCTCCGTGCCGATCACACAACCTGGGGAGGTTCTGGAAGCGGCCGAGCTTATGGGGGCCGCCGGAATGATTCTCCGTGTTCATTCGGCCGACGGATTGCCTTGGAAGGACCAAGTTCACCGGCCACGAAGAGACGATGCTTGGAGAGGATTCAATGTGACCGATGCGGTTCTCGGCCGAATCGGTGACGTACTGCGACTTCGGGTACGCGGTAGAGTTGATGGTTGGCATCGAGGCGAAGGACCGATCCTATTGCTCAGCTATAGCAAGCCGAAGAACCGAAGACCGCGGTCGACCGTCGACGAGGAACAAGGGGACGTCACTACTACGTGGAAAAACGACGCCGCCCGACGCCGGCGTCGAAACGCTTGCCGCAAACGGTCTCTGTACGTTGACTTTTCCACAATATCGTACGACGAGTGGGTCGTTGCTCCGAAGGGCTACGACGCCTACCAGTGCGTCGGAAAGTGCTTTTACCCACTAGGTGACCATCTCAGTCCTACGAAACACGCGATCGTCCAAACCCTCGTTTACGCCGCGTTTCAGGCCGCCGATGAAGCCAAAGCCAACGTCAATtctaacaacaacaataaaccCGTCGGAAGAGCGTGCTGTGTGCCAACCAGGCTCAGTGCAACCAGTCTGCTTTACATGGATGCCACGGGAACCCTGACTTACCAGTATGGATACGAAGACATGGTGGTGGCAGAGTGTGGCTGCAGATAA